From one Amycolatopsis sp. FDAARGOS 1241 genomic stretch:
- a CDS encoding GTPase — protein sequence MTDDVRGLLADACAFYRDSPRAAASLREVLDHLEEPLRVGVTGAPGTGKSTLAAALGEIRALRDLALVDDPPPSVLTDATVRLLRHLEPDELASAPAAARSGFARQTAVDTVLVLARADETGAGRIDALLTAKQLARRAWREDPLCSGSQGVIAVAGQLAYGARMFTEDEFELLAAFAAVPREEMERYLLSVDAFTDPAFPGPVSVDTRRSLVSRFGLFGVKLALTLIRTGSDSRVKLSTELVRRSGLGELRDTIAGCFAARADALKARTAVVRLETVLKNEPRPQSDRLEARVERFAATAHDFRELRLIADIRGGRTALSGDPAEEAVRLLGAQGTTPEERLGFEVETDPREVYAAGVDAVMRWRHEAERPDRPPAERAAAQVVVRSAEGVLALFA from the coding sequence GTGACCGACGACGTTCGCGGCCTGCTGGCCGACGCCTGTGCCTTCTACCGCGACAGCCCGCGCGCGGCCGCGTCGCTGCGCGAAGTGCTGGACCACTTGGAAGAACCGTTGCGCGTCGGCGTGACCGGTGCGCCGGGCACGGGGAAATCGACGCTGGCGGCGGCGCTCGGCGAGATCCGGGCGCTGCGCGACCTGGCCCTGGTGGACGACCCGCCGCCATCGGTGCTCACCGACGCGACCGTGCGGCTGCTGCGGCACCTGGAGCCCGACGAGCTGGCGAGCGCGCCGGCCGCCGCGCGCTCGGGGTTCGCGCGGCAGACGGCCGTGGACACGGTCCTGGTGCTCGCGCGGGCCGACGAGACGGGCGCCGGGCGCATCGACGCGCTGCTCACGGCGAAGCAGCTCGCGCGCCGGGCGTGGCGCGAAGACCCGTTGTGCAGCGGGTCGCAGGGCGTGATCGCGGTGGCCGGGCAGCTCGCGTACGGGGCCCGCATGTTCACCGAGGACGAGTTCGAACTGCTCGCCGCCTTCGCCGCCGTGCCGCGCGAGGAGATGGAGCGCTACCTGCTGTCGGTCGACGCCTTCACGGATCCGGCGTTCCCCGGCCCGGTCTCCGTGGACACGCGGCGTTCGCTTGTGTCGCGGTTCGGGCTGTTCGGGGTGAAGCTCGCGCTCACGCTGATCCGCACCGGCAGCGACAGCCGCGTGAAGCTGTCGACGGAGCTGGTGCGCCGCAGCGGGCTCGGCGAGCTGCGGGACACGATCGCGGGCTGTTTCGCGGCGCGAGCCGACGCCTTGAAGGCGCGCACGGCCGTGGTGCGGCTGGAAACGGTGCTCAAGAACGAGCCGCGGCCGCAGAGCGACCGGCTGGAAGCGCGCGTGGAGCGCTTCGCCGCGACCGCGCACGACTTCCGCGAACTGCGGCTGATCGCCGACATCCGCGGCGGGCGCACGGCGTTGTCCGGGGATCCGGCGGAGGAAGCCGTGCGGCTGCTGGGTGCGCAGGGCACGACGCCGGAGGAACGCCTGGGGTTCGAGGTCGAGACCGATCCGCGCGAGGTCTACGCCGCGGGCGTAGACGCGGTGATGCGGTGGCGGCACGAAGCCGAGCGGCCCGACCGGCCGCCGGCCGAGCGGGCGGCGGCGCAGGTCGTGGTGCGCAGTGCGGAGGGGGTGCTCGCGCTGTTCGCGTGA
- a CDS encoding isoniazid inducible protein IniA has protein sequence MTASAWLEVLDEALDACRTHGREDLVQRLRRRRDRPPGGTRIAVLGFPKQGKGYVVNAVLNAPVCAVGDAPTPAVPVEIGFSAQPTATLVGRADERVPVPVERLTGELGARPSGSLRRVEVGVPRELLSAGLVLVDTPAIGDPRSPRTAAALDVLADADAVVLVSDATTPLGPAEIALAHHVRTWVPHVVLALTKIDVCPSWRAVAERDRALLSNAGIDATVLPVSATVRLAAAKTGDQELNARSGFPQLLSWIAEQAARPPEHTNAVLAAMSVRAAAAELVEALRARAEIAAQEAGVDQTTLLQRAQRKADELRKRNTRWQNLLADEIADLQSDAEYDLRERTRKIVETIDETFDRGDPVKVWDEFGPWLDKTLSEAVETNYAFTADRAEWIARAVAIAFGEQYDLPELRLDSPGAELITDVRRPRVEGFKIGHKLFTGLRGSYGGVLMFGLVTSLAGLPLINPVSLGAGAAFAAKTISDESGMRLQRRQAVAKMTAQRHVDDVFLRFSKECRDAIRGVQRRLRDHFASLAEELSDQLAREREMIIAGSAERERRTVRLRREIERLASLHQRAGELGVLAGRAPKELPA, from the coding sequence GTGACCGCTTCCGCTTGGCTCGAAGTGCTCGACGAGGCCTTGGACGCCTGCCGGACCCACGGCCGCGAAGACCTGGTGCAGCGCCTGCGCAGACGCCGGGACCGGCCGCCGGGCGGCACCCGCATCGCCGTGCTGGGTTTTCCCAAGCAGGGCAAGGGCTACGTCGTGAACGCAGTGCTCAACGCGCCCGTGTGCGCCGTCGGCGACGCGCCGACCCCCGCGGTACCGGTGGAGATCGGCTTCTCCGCCCAGCCCACCGCGACGCTCGTCGGCCGCGCCGACGAGCGCGTGCCCGTTCCCGTCGAACGCCTCACCGGCGAGCTCGGGGCACGCCCCTCGGGCTCGCTGCGCCGCGTCGAGGTCGGCGTGCCGCGGGAGCTGCTCTCCGCGGGCCTCGTGCTCGTCGACACCCCCGCCATCGGCGACCCGCGCTCGCCGCGCACCGCCGCGGCTCTCGACGTGCTGGCCGACGCCGACGCCGTGGTGCTCGTCTCCGACGCCACCACGCCGCTGGGCCCCGCCGAGATCGCCCTCGCCCACCACGTGCGCACCTGGGTGCCCCACGTGGTGCTGGCGCTGACCAAGATCGACGTCTGCCCGAGCTGGCGCGCCGTCGCCGAGCGCGACCGCGCGCTGCTGTCGAACGCCGGCATCGACGCGACCGTCCTGCCCGTTTCGGCCACCGTCCGCCTCGCCGCGGCCAAGACGGGGGACCAGGAGCTCAACGCACGCTCGGGCTTCCCGCAGCTGTTGTCGTGGATCGCGGAGCAGGCCGCGCGCCCGCCGGAGCACACGAACGCCGTGCTCGCGGCGATGAGCGTGCGGGCCGCCGCCGCGGAGCTCGTGGAGGCGTTGCGGGCGCGCGCCGAGATCGCCGCGCAGGAAGCCGGTGTGGACCAGACGACCCTGCTGCAGCGCGCGCAGCGCAAGGCCGACGAGCTGCGCAAGCGCAACACCCGCTGGCAGAACCTGCTCGCCGACGAGATCGCCGATCTGCAGTCCGATGCCGAGTACGACCTGCGCGAGCGCACCCGCAAGATCGTCGAGACCATCGACGAGACCTTCGACCGCGGCGACCCGGTGAAGGTGTGGGACGAGTTCGGGCCGTGGCTCGACAAGACGCTGTCCGAGGCCGTCGAGACCAACTACGCCTTCACCGCCGACCGGGCGGAGTGGATCGCGCGGGCGGTCGCCATCGCGTTCGGCGAGCAGTACGACCTGCCGGAGCTGCGGCTGGACTCGCCTGGCGCGGAGCTGATCACCGACGTCCGCCGGCCCCGCGTGGAGGGGTTCAAGATCGGGCACAAGCTCTTCACCGGTCTGCGCGGCTCCTACGGCGGTGTGCTGATGTTCGGGCTCGTGACGAGCCTCGCCGGGCTGCCGCTGATCAACCCCGTTTCGCTCGGCGCGGGCGCGGCGTTCGCCGCGAAGACGATCAGCGACGAGAGCGGTATGCGGCTGCAACGGCGCCAAGCCGTGGCGAAGATGACCGCGCAGCGCCACGTCGACGACGTCTTCCTGCGCTTTTCCAAGGAGTGCCGCGACGCGATCCGCGGTGTGCAGCGGCGGTTGCGCGATCATTTCGCCTCACTGGCCGAGGAACTCTCGGATCAGCTCGCCCGCGAACGCGAGATGATCATCGCCGGCTCCGCCGAACGGGAACGGCGGACTGTGCGGCTGCGCCGCGAGATCGAGCGGCTCGCGTCGCTGCACCAGCGCGCGGGCGAGCTGGGTGTGCTCGCGGGCCGGGCGCCGAAGGAGTTGCCGGCGTGA
- a CDS encoding IniB N-terminal domain-containing protein yields the protein MDPVQTLHDFTLTLLNDPTSLAAFAQDPQAALEAAGLGDINAADVHEVMPLVLDTIPVDDLGSLGSLPQAGDLTGVLADGPQGAIEQLQALTASFGLPGVAVPSVGDLSALPAVGELPAVGELPAVGELPAVGGLSGLPALSDLPGASDLQNTAAGVTALAQDPTGAFSFGNDLSRGLDSEAVNKVGGVVNGAVGQVDQVGADVSNAVGAASPVHASDLPAVAGAAAPVGDLTNSLAEAGGGVAGHVSDLAGSVTDQVGNLTGGLGAGGVDHAVSGVTHEVGALTHEAPDLGSAASDAGTDAHTGTDAGVGVVHDTVSTVTDLGQHSLGLDLHAGAETSHGGGELDLHL from the coding sequence ATGGACCCGGTGCAGACTCTGCACGACTTCACGCTCACCCTGCTCAACGACCCCACGTCGCTGGCCGCGTTCGCGCAGGACCCGCAGGCCGCGCTCGAGGCCGCTGGGCTCGGCGACATCAACGCCGCCGACGTGCACGAGGTCATGCCGCTGGTGCTCGACACCATCCCGGTCGACGACCTGGGTTCGCTGGGCAGCCTGCCGCAGGCCGGCGACCTGACCGGCGTCCTCGCCGACGGCCCGCAGGGTGCCATCGAGCAGCTGCAGGCGCTCACCGCTTCGTTCGGTCTCCCCGGCGTGGCTGTTCCGTCGGTCGGCGACCTCTCGGCGCTGCCGGCCGTCGGCGAGCTCCCGGCCGTGGGCGAGCTGCCCGCGGTGGGCGAGCTGCCCGCCGTCGGTGGCCTGTCCGGCCTCCCGGCCCTGAGCGATCTCCCCGGCGCCAGCGACCTGCAGAACACCGCTGCGGGCGTCACCGCCCTCGCGCAGGACCCGACCGGCGCGTTCTCCTTCGGCAACGACCTCTCGCGCGGCTTGGACTCCGAGGCCGTCAACAAGGTCGGCGGTGTCGTCAACGGCGCCGTCGGGCAGGTCGACCAGGTCGGCGCGGACGTCAGCAACGCCGTCGGCGCCGCCTCCCCGGTCCACGCGAGCGACCTGCCGGCCGTCGCCGGTGCCGCTGCCCCGGTGGGCGACCTGACCAACAGCCTGGCGGAGGCCGGCGGCGGCGTCGCGGGCCACGTCAGCGACCTCGCCGGCTCGGTCACGGACCAGGTCGGCAACCTCACCGGCGGCCTCGGCGCCGGTGGCGTGGACCACGCCGTCAGTGGCGTGACCCACGAGGTCGGCGCACTCACGCACGAGGCTCCGGACCTGGGCTCGGCGGCTTCGGACGCGGGCACCGACGCGCACACGGGCACCGACGCGGGCGTCGGTGTGGTGCACGACACGGTGTCGACCGTGACCGACCTCGGCCAGCACTCGCTGGGCCTCGACCTCCACGCGGGCGCCGAGACCAGCCACGGCGGCGGTGAGCTGGACCTTCACCTCTGA
- a CDS encoding molecular chaperone DnaK, with amino-acid sequence MPYVLGIDVAHTRTHAATRRRQADGWGAPEPVWLGEGSPAAATALFLDSEGYLLTGDAATHAGAGTPSRLLTGFHRRIGDDVPVFVAGERFSPESLTAVLVEGIAEHAGAQLGGAPRHLVITHPGDWGNYRRDLLRRALGESGFAAVTLVPSAIAALYAHVPEPGPGDQTAAVCEFGPDGVTVTLATMSGASGWVARTSTEGVAPAAAVSTAFALAHGISVAPDALAGIVFCGEPGPGVLPGRLPCPVFTGAQPALTAAFGASSLAVQRMSPPTRRDQPAAETTLLPRVESRPELTERPAPPPVEITPFELPEPEGPAKLLRRWRPLAAAAAVLAIGSSVLIAALTSHEATADKGTPPAHPASLSSCARPAGAAPTGEGHC; translated from the coding sequence TTGCCCTATGTGCTCGGCATCGATGTCGCCCACACCCGGACCCACGCCGCCACGCGCCGCAGGCAAGCCGACGGCTGGGGTGCCCCCGAACCGGTGTGGCTCGGAGAGGGCTCGCCGGCTGCCGCGACGGCGTTGTTCCTGGACAGCGAGGGTTATCTCCTCACCGGCGACGCCGCGACGCACGCCGGAGCGGGCACCCCGTCTCGGTTGCTGACGGGGTTCCACCGCCGCATCGGCGACGACGTCCCGGTGTTCGTCGCGGGCGAGCGCTTCTCTCCGGAGTCACTCACCGCAGTCCTCGTCGAGGGCATCGCCGAACACGCGGGCGCGCAACTCGGAGGAGCTCCGCGCCACCTCGTGATCACCCACCCCGGTGATTGGGGGAATTACCGGCGTGACCTACTGCGACGAGCGCTCGGCGAATCCGGCTTCGCGGCCGTGACGCTCGTGCCCAGCGCGATCGCCGCGCTCTACGCCCACGTCCCCGAGCCCGGACCCGGCGACCAGACGGCCGCCGTGTGCGAGTTCGGGCCGGACGGCGTCACCGTCACGCTGGCCACGATGTCCGGCGCGAGCGGCTGGGTCGCGCGCACGAGCACCGAGGGCGTGGCGCCCGCGGCCGCCGTGAGCACCGCGTTCGCGCTCGCCCACGGCATTTCGGTCGCCCCGGATGCGTTGGCGGGCATCGTGTTCTGCGGCGAGCCGGGACCGGGCGTGCTGCCGGGCCGGCTCCCCTGTCCCGTGTTCACCGGAGCGCAGCCCGCGCTCACGGCCGCGTTCGGGGCCAGTAGTCTCGCCGTCCAGCGGATGAGCCCGCCGACGCGGCGGGACCAGCCCGCCGCGGAAACCACCTTGCTTCCCCGGGTCGAAAGCCGGCCCGAGCTCACCGAGCGGCCCGCACCGCCGCCCGTGGAGATCACGCCCTTCGAGCTCCCCGAGCCAGAGGGGCCCGCGAAACTGCTCCGCCGCTGGCGGCCGCTCGCCGCCGCGGCGGCGGTGCTCGCCATCGGTTCCTCCGTCCTGATCGCCGCCCTGACGTCCCACGAAGCCACCGCGGACAAGGGCACTCCCCCAGCGCACCCCGCTTCCCTCAGCTCCTGCGCCCGCCCCGCCGGCGCAGCCCCCACCGGTGAAGGTCACTGTTGA
- a CDS encoding helix-turn-helix transcriptional regulator has translation MNALLAKSGTEAIHPVARLLLAELTAASDAPLRLVVVAPGGYGKSALLGALEAGCREAGVDATFVDDADQLGAQDLARLTSVAGPVVLAHRPNPRAEALRALTEPIARQVHLPPLDTEAVGRLARQLTGRLVDAAAAAALHSRTGGVPRLLERTLTGQLADFRAELAELDDDVLRYLIAAEAGASRNLDLLCALLDRTPDRLPEVVDGARATGLLDANDTLLPVAAEAVRTYGPPARRLTVLQQLVEVQLSGGLPVLDLARSLLDTRSSGASAAAAFAAAAGEALPGDAKLAARLFEAAFDAGARDAAVTTGWARAAALSGDLDTALRLGDGMVTGDDPEARAAGAEIAATVLAHRGELARSAELYRWAAAADSATGSPGPDSHRWAGRGAATAFAAIALAGTGQLAAARELVDAPVPGVAPTLFAGAVARTASGIVDSVNGHGAETLSALVGAAAMLEPASGGAPLPDSPAALAALVGLHSGELGLAESALERALARDVGGGLLTARHRLLLGWVAMTSGHLTAAAAHRDAVADTRLEARDELFFATLELGLARRASDLVGLQQSWDRAYQASMRQQTDLFTLLPLGELAIAAARTGAQAKLARQLDRAHAMLGELNNPPLWTVSLCWHELHAAITVEDLDTAARQLAALTEFAGHGRYPAALARAATCWLAVLGGTFDHDEVSAAAAELHGLDLCWDAARLAGQAAIRTSDRKAMVQLLEAARQFQAGTGRRESATPESGAAPGLSSLSERELEVARLVVDGLTYKQAGSKLFISGKTVEHHMARIRAKLGAGDRRELLATLRELLAKPDPS, from the coding sequence TTGAACGCACTGCTGGCGAAATCCGGCACCGAAGCCATCCACCCCGTCGCCCGGCTGCTCCTCGCGGAGCTGACGGCTGCCTCCGACGCGCCGTTGCGGCTCGTCGTCGTCGCACCCGGCGGCTACGGCAAGAGCGCGCTGCTCGGCGCGCTCGAAGCGGGCTGCCGCGAGGCGGGCGTCGACGCGACGTTCGTCGACGACGCCGACCAGCTCGGTGCGCAGGACCTGGCGAGACTCACGTCGGTGGCGGGCCCGGTCGTGCTGGCACACCGGCCGAACCCGCGCGCGGAGGCGTTGCGCGCGCTGACCGAGCCGATCGCACGGCAGGTGCACCTGCCGCCGCTGGACACCGAGGCGGTCGGGCGGCTGGCCCGGCAGCTGACGGGCCGGCTCGTCGACGCCGCGGCCGCGGCCGCGCTGCACTCGCGCACCGGCGGTGTGCCGCGGCTGCTGGAACGCACGCTGACCGGCCAGCTCGCCGACTTCCGCGCCGAGCTGGCCGAGCTCGACGACGACGTGCTGCGGTACCTCATTGCCGCCGAAGCCGGTGCGAGCCGCAACCTGGACCTGTTGTGCGCGCTGCTCGACCGGACGCCCGACCGGCTGCCCGAGGTCGTCGACGGCGCCCGGGCCACGGGCCTGCTCGACGCGAACGACACCCTGCTGCCGGTAGCGGCCGAGGCGGTGCGCACGTACGGGCCGCCGGCGCGGCGCCTGACGGTGCTGCAGCAGCTCGTGGAAGTGCAGCTGAGCGGTGGTCTGCCGGTGCTGGACCTGGCTCGTTCGCTGCTGGACACCAGGAGTTCCGGCGCGAGCGCGGCGGCGGCGTTCGCGGCGGCCGCGGGCGAGGCGCTGCCCGGAGACGCGAAACTCGCGGCGCGGCTGTTCGAAGCCGCGTTCGACGCCGGGGCGCGCGACGCCGCCGTGACGACGGGCTGGGCGCGCGCCGCAGCGCTGTCCGGTGATCTCGACACGGCGCTGCGGCTGGGCGACGGCATGGTGACCGGCGACGACCCCGAAGCGCGCGCGGCCGGCGCGGAGATCGCGGCCACCGTGCTGGCGCACCGGGGCGAGCTGGCGCGCAGCGCGGAGCTGTACCGCTGGGCCGCGGCGGCGGACTCGGCGACCGGCTCACCGGGCCCCGATTCGCACCGCTGGGCCGGGCGAGGCGCGGCGACCGCGTTCGCGGCCATCGCGCTGGCCGGCACGGGACAGCTGGCCGCCGCCCGGGAGCTGGTCGACGCGCCGGTGCCCGGAGTGGCGCCGACGTTGTTCGCGGGGGCGGTGGCGCGGACCGCGAGCGGGATCGTCGACTCGGTGAACGGCCACGGCGCGGAGACGCTCTCGGCGCTCGTCGGTGCGGCCGCCATGCTGGAGCCCGCGTCGGGCGGCGCGCCGCTGCCCGACAGCCCGGCCGCGCTGGCCGCGCTCGTCGGGCTGCACTCCGGTGAGCTCGGGCTCGCGGAGTCGGCACTGGAGCGCGCGCTGGCGCGCGACGTCGGCGGCGGCCTGCTGACCGCCCGGCACCGGCTGCTGCTCGGCTGGGTCGCGATGACCAGCGGCCACCTCACCGCCGCCGCCGCCCACCGCGACGCCGTGGCGGACACCCGCCTGGAAGCCCGAGACGAACTGTTCTTCGCCACGTTGGAGCTGGGCCTGGCCCGGCGCGCGAGCGACCTCGTGGGACTGCAGCAGTCGTGGGACCGCGCGTACCAGGCGTCGATGCGGCAGCAGACGGACCTGTTCACCTTGCTGCCCCTGGGCGAGCTCGCGATCGCCGCCGCGCGGACGGGCGCCCAGGCGAAGCTCGCGCGCCAGCTCGACCGCGCCCACGCCATGCTCGGCGAACTGAACAACCCTCCACTGTGGACGGTTTCGCTGTGCTGGCACGAACTCCACGCGGCGATCACCGTGGAGGACCTCGACACGGCCGCGCGCCAGCTGGCGGCGCTCACGGAATTCGCCGGCCACGGCCGCTACCCCGCCGCCCTCGCCCGCGCCGCGACCTGCTGGCTGGCGGTCCTGGGCGGCACCTTCGACCACGACGAGGTCTCCGCGGCCGCGGCCGAGCTCCACGGCCTCGACCTCTGCTGGGACGCCGCCCGCCTGGCCGGCCAGGCCGCCATCCGCACCTCCGACCGCAAAGCCATGGTCCAGCTGCTGGAAGCCGCCCGCCAGTTCCAGGCCGGCACCGGCCGCCGCGAATCCGCCACCCCGGAATCCGGCGCCGCCCCGGGCCTGAGCTCCCTGAGCGAACGCGAACTCGAAGTCGCGCGCTTGGTGGTCGACGGGCTGACGTACAAGCAGGCCGGGAGCAAGCTGTTCATCTCCGGCAAGACCGTGGAACACCACATGGCCCGCATCCGCGCCAAACTGGGCGCCGGCGACCGCCGGGAGCTGCTCGCGACGCTGCGGGAACTCCTCGCCAAACCCGACCCGTCCTGA